The DNA segment CACCGCCGGCGACCGCCGAGGAAGCCAGGCGACGCCTCCCGCGCGCGCACGGACTCGACCTTCACGGACGACGTGTAGCGCCGGCTGCCTGTGCCGCGGTCCGCTCGCGCGACGAGCGAGGCGCGGGCGGCTGGGATACGTTCGACGCAGGTCGGCACTCCGCCGTCCTGTCGCCGATCTAGGAGGAGTCATGGGACTCGTTCGCGCCCTCGCCCGACCGATGCTCGCTGCGCCGTTCGTCATGGGCGGCATCAACCAGCTGACGAAGCCCGCCGAGCTGGGGGCGCTCGCGCGCCCGTTCATCTCCAGGATCGCCGAGCCGGCCGGGCTGCCGAACGACCCCGAGCTGCTCGTGAAGGCCAACGGCGCGCTGATGATCACCGCGGGAGCGGGCCTGGCCACCGGAGTCCTGCGCAAGCCGTCGGCCGCCGCGCTGGCCGCGTCCCTGGTGCCGACCACCCTCGCCGCGCACTCCTTCTGGGAGATGCCGGACGAGAAGGAGAAGGCCGTGCACCGCAACGGCTTCTTCAACAACCTCGGGCTGCTCGGCGGCCTGATCCTGACGATCGTCGACACGGAGGGCAAGCCGGGACTGCTGTACCGCGCCCGGATGGCGAAGCGGGGCGCGGGGCACTCTGCGAAGGCGGCCAGGCGCGAGGCGAAGCACGCCGCGCGTGCCGCGCGTCGCGAGGCGAAGATCGCGCTGCTGAGCGCGAAGGACGCCGTCTCCTAGCGGCGCTCGTCCGCCTACGAGCCGATGGGGTGCGCGGGCAGCTCGACGGTCTCGGCCAGGTCGACGATCGTGATCTCCTGCTCCTGCGGCACGGTCACCCACCGGCCGGTGGACGTCATGAACCGCACGTGCGGCACCGGCCGCTCGTGGATGGCCGCCTCCGGATCGGCGACCGGCTCGGCCGGCGACTCGATGCGGATCGCACGGTTGGTGCCGTCGTTGAGGGTCATCATCCAGGACCCGGGCTGCGCCTCGGCGGCCCGCACGCGGCGGGGATGCACCGCGTCGATCTGCCGCTTGAATCGGCTCCAGACGAGCTTGGCCAGGGTGTGCCCGACGATCGCACCCACGGTCGAGCCGAGGGCGATGCCGACCACGAGCTTCCAGAACGGCAGGCTGTCGTCGGTGATCACGAGCAGCAGCGCGGTCACCATCGCACCCAGCAGCCAGCCCACGTAACGACCGAAGCCACCGGCGTCCATCAGGTGGATCTGGGTCGTCTTCCAGGTGGGTCGCACGCGGACGTACCCGTCACGGCCCACCGCCGAGGCATTGCGGAACGACTCCTGCTTCCTGGTGGCGTTCATCGGGTCCCCCGGGCTGACGGCTGGTGGCTTCACTCCGATTTTAGGCCGATACCGCCACCGGCCGAGGAGATGCCGGTCACCGGAGAGACCGCTGCGCGCACGGTGATCACCGCCCCGTTGGGCACCACGTCCCACTCCACCTCGCGGTGGCTGCAGCCGGCGAGGACGGCGCGCGCCACGCGCAGCGTGTCGCCGTGCGTCACCAGGATGAGGTGCCCCGGCGCGTGCGGCAGCAATCGCTCGAGCAGCCCGCTGAGCCGGTGATGGACGTCGGCGAGGGACTCGCCGCCGCCGTGGCGGATCTCGCTGATGTGCAGATGGTCGGGGACCGGCTCGGCGACGAGCTCACTGGTCAGCCGCCCCTGGAGGGATCCGAGGTGCTGCTCGCGCAGGCCCGCGTCGGGCACCGCGGTGATGCCGAGCCGGGCGGCGATGACCTCCGCCGTTTGGCGAGCGCGCAGCAGGTCGCTGGTGACCAGCTGCGCCGCCGCTCCGCCGACCAGGGCGTCGAGCGTCGCTGCCGCACGGGCGGCGTCCGCGCGGCCGGCCTCGGTGAGCGGCGGGTGGGCGGTCTGCCCCTGGAGGCGTCGCTCGACGTTCCAGGTCGACTGCCCGTGGCGGACGAGGTGGATGTCGACGTCGTGCACGCGGTCCACGGTAACCGCCCGCGTAGACTCCTTCGGCGTGGCAGGGCTGTTGATCGCGGGGACGAGCT comes from the Cumulibacter manganitolerans genome and includes:
- a CDS encoding DoxX family membrane protein; translation: MGLVRALARPMLAAPFVMGGINQLTKPAELGALARPFISRIAEPAGLPNDPELLVKANGALMITAGAGLATGVLRKPSAAALAASLVPTTLAAHSFWEMPDEKEKAVHRNGFFNNLGLLGGLILTIVDTEGKPGLLYRARMAKRGAGHSAKAARREAKHAARAARREAKIALLSAKDAVS
- a CDS encoding histidine phosphatase family protein; this encodes MHDVDIHLVRHGQSTWNVERRLQGQTAHPPLTEAGRADAARAAATLDALVGGAAAQLVTSDLLRARQTAEVIAARLGITAVPDAGLREQHLGSLQGRLTSELVAEPVPDHLHISEIRHGGGESLADVHHRLSGLLERLLPHAPGHLILVTHGDTLRVARAVLAGCSHREVEWDVVPNGAVITVRAAVSPVTGISSAGGGIGLKSE